One segment of Tachyglossus aculeatus isolate mTacAcu1 chromosome 16, mTacAcu1.pri, whole genome shotgun sequence DNA contains the following:
- the TXLNA gene encoding LOW QUALITY PROTEIN: alpha-taxilin (The sequence of the model RefSeq protein was modified relative to this genomic sequence to represent the inferred CDS: deleted 1 base in 1 codon) — MKNQDKGSHAARPPASPAKTNSAPGPDEADPAAAAATAPESSGRSGPANSARTTDGDPKGHAGQGRAKNGAPPAAAGEGKAKTPQPVPRDVAEELSRQLEDILNTYCVDANQEGPAEDGGQSEPPEPDEAEKGRGEPVRNGEREPGCPEVNGEKEGPKREAGNVEEVRASDEAGDRDHKRVQERKKAKGLGKEITLLMQTLNTLSTPEEKLAALCKKYAELLEEHRNAQKQVKILQKKQTQLVQEKDHLRGEHNKAILARSKLESLCRELQRHNRTLKEEGVQRAREEEEKRKEVTSHFQVTLNDIQLQMEQHNERNSKLRQENMELAERLKKLIEQYELREEHIDKVFKHKDLQQQLVDAKLQQAQEMLKEAEERHQREKDFLLKEAVESQRMCELMKQQETHLKQQLALYTEKFEEFQNTLSKSSEVFTTFKQEMEKMTKKIKKLEKETTMYRSRWESSNKALLEMAEEKTLRDKELEGLQGKIQRLEKLCRALQTERNDLNKKVQDLSAQAPPQDPAAARRPDQPHEPGSEEPAADSLRQPGPGAPGQAGTAPAAPSAD, encoded by the exons ATGAAGAACCAAGACAAAGGGAGCCACGCCGCCCGGCCGCCCGCGAGCCCGGCCAAGACAAACAGCGCCCCGGGGCCGGACGAAGCGGATCCggcagccgccgccgccaccgcgcCGGAGTCGTCGGGCCGGTCTGGGCCGGCCAACTCGGCCCGGACGACGGACGGGGATCCCAAAGGCCACGCCGGCCAAGGGCGGGCGAAGAACGGGG CTCCGCCGGCCGCCGCGGGAGAGGGTAAGGCCAAGACTCCGCAGCCGGTCCCTCGAGATGTGGCGGAGGAGCTGAGCAGGCAGCTGGAAGACATCTTGAACACCTACTGCGTGGACGCCAACCAGGAAGGGCCCGCGGAAGACGGGGGCCAGAGCGAGCCCCCCGAGCCGGATGAGGCGGAGAAGGGCCGCGGCGAGCCGGTGCGGAACGGGGAGCGGGAGCCCGGGTGCCCCGAGGTCAACGGGGAGAAGGAGGGCCCCAAGCGGGAGGCCGGCAACGTGGAAGAGGTCCGAGCCAGCGACGAGGCAGGAGACCGAGACCACAAACGGGtgcaggagaggaagaaggccAAAGGGCTGG GGAAGGAGATTACGCTGCTCATGCAGACGCTCAACACCCTGAGCACCCCGGAGGAGAAGCTGGCAGCCCTGTGCAAGAAATACGCCGAACTG CTGGAGGAGCACAGGAATGCCCAAAAGCAGGTGAAGATTTTGCAGAAGAAGCAGACGCAGCTGGTGCAGGAGAAGGACCACCTGAGGGGCGAGCACAACAAGGCCATCCTTGCTCGCAGCAAGCTGGAGAGCCTGTGCCGCGAGCTGCAGCGGCACAACCGCACCCTCAAG GAGGAAGGCGTCCAGCGGGCCcgcgaggaagaggagaagaggaaggaagtgacTTCCCACTTCCAGGTGACACTAAACGACATCCAGCTCCAAATGGAGCAGCACAACGAGCGAAACTCCAAACTGCGCCAGGAGAACATGGAGCTGGCCGAGAGGCTGAAGAAGCTCATCGAGCAGTACGAGCTGCGGGAGGAG CATATAGACAAGGTCTTCAAACACAAGGATCTGCAGCAGCAGCTGGTGGATGCCAAGCTCCAGCAGGCGCAGGAGATGCTGAAGGAGGCCGAGGAGCGGCACCAGCGCGAGAAGGACTTC CTCCTGAAAGAGGCCGTGGAATCCCAGAGGATGTGCGAGCTGATGAAACAGCAGGAGACCCACCTCAAGCAGCAG CTGGCCTTGTACACGGAGAAGTTTGAGGAGTTCCAGAACACCCTGTCCAAAAGCAGCGAGGTGTTCACCACGTTTAAACAGGAAATGGAAAAG ATGACTAAAAAGATCAAGAAACTGGAGAAAGAGACGACCATGTACCGGTCCCGGTGGGAGAGCAGCAACAAGGCCCTGCTGGAGATGGCTGAGGAG AAAACACTGCGCGACAAGGAGCTGGAAGGCCTGCAGGGGAAGATCCAGCGGCTGGAGAAGCTCTGCCGGGCCCTGCAGACCGAGCGCAATGACCTGAACAAGAAAGTGCAGGACCTGAGCGCCCAGGCC CCCCCCCAGGACCcggccgccgcccgccgcccggaCCAGCCCCACGAGCCAGGCAGCGAGGAGCCAGCGGCCGACAGCCTTCGACAGCCTGGCCCGGGAGCTCCGGGCCAGGCAGGTACAGCGCCCGCCGCGCCCTCCGCGGACTAG
- the LOC119938738 gene encoding uncharacterized protein LOC119938738, with the protein MGLLACRDCGLWGRAKHSNLALRSSSESTTWISSLIIHSCLSILRAYAPAHPHAQRIEKRSSKGLFLEVYFCTRACLSREPEEEGRKESRCKGVFPGGSPLPTDARRLDSPEPSRVRVPEFKPWPGKERERAAEAGGARDGAPASQPPPLPSASRSTVTAASRIGRPLGDPVPAGDAEPWTPILCPAWVGEPPRSLSRNRACSPEEPSRLRHPETSAVAADRFPEYPQVTLARRRPWALGSSHRRSVLEQPGRHRGAPQDGRP; encoded by the exons ATGGGCCTGCtggcgtgt AGAGACTGTGGActctggggaagagcaaagcatTCGAACCTGGCTCTCCGATCTTCCTCGGAATCGACGACGTGGATCTCCAGCCTTATCATTCACAGTTGCCTCTCTATCCTGCGTGCGTATGCGCCCGCACACCCACATGCACAAAGGATCGAAAAGAGATCATCCAAAGGTTTATTTCTCGAAGTTTACTTTTGCACACGAGCGTGTTTGAGTCGAGAAccggaagaggaagggaggaaggagagccgGTGCAAGGGGGTGTTCCCGGGAGGGAGCCCTCTCCCAACCGACGCCCGCCGGTTGGACTCCCCCGAGCCGAGTCGAGTGCGAGTCCCGGAGTTCAAGCCGTGgccggggaaggagagagagcgagcGGCGGAGGCCGGTGGTGCCCGGGACGGGGCTCCGGCATCCCAGCCACCACCCCTCCCATCAGCCTCTCGTTCCACCGTTACCGCCGCCTCAAGGATCGGTCGGCCACTTGGGGACCCTGTCCCGGCAGGAGATGCAGAGCCGTGGACCCCGATACTCTGCCCTGCCTGGGTAGGGGAGCCGCCGCGGTCGCTGAGCAGAAACCGGGCCTGCTCCCCCGAGGAACCCTCCCGGCTGAG GCACCCCGAGACCTCCGCCGTGGCCGCTGACCGATTCCCCGAGTATCCTCAGGTCACCCTGGCGCGGAGGAGGCCGTGGGCCTTGGGGAGCTCCCACCGCCGCTCGGTGCTGGAGCAGCCGGGCCGGCATCGAGGAGCTCCCCAGGACGGGAGGCCGTAA